In Fusobacterium mortiferum ATCC 9817, a genomic segment contains:
- a CDS encoding HAD family hydrolase, whose product MIKLIITDMDGTLLNSKNEINDEFWEIQDKLSKQDVIFAVASGRPYYNLVERFKNIKDNMLFISENGACVMYQEKEIYSNTMKREDVFFLLNICKNIKGIVPILCGKKSAYVEKNIYYNDRCGFKEEISKYYNKLEIVDDLNEVEDEFFKIAVCDFLISEKNSYKYFKGYEDKFQVVISGKVWMDLGKLDTSKGMAIRMTQQNLNISYDETMVFGDYLNDYSMMEEAKYSYAMKNAHSQLKEVANFITKEDNDNNGVLETIKEYFPNL is encoded by the coding sequence ATGATAAAGCTAATTATTACTGATATGGATGGGACATTACTAAATAGTAAAAACGAAATTAATGATGAATTTTGGGAGATTCAAGATAAATTATCTAAACAAGATGTAATTTTTGCTGTTGCTAGTGGTAGACCCTATTATAATTTAGTTGAAAGATTTAAAAATATAAAGGATAATATGCTTTTTATTAGTGAAAATGGTGCTTGTGTTATGTATCAAGAAAAAGAGATATATAGTAATACTATGAAAAGAGAAGATGTTTTTTTTCTTCTTAATATCTGTAAAAATATAAAAGGAATTGTGCCTATACTTTGTGGAAAAAAATCTGCATATGTTGAGAAAAATATATATTATAATGATAGGTGTGGTTTTAAAGAGGAAATATCTAAATACTATAATAAGTTAGAAATTGTTGATGATTTAAACGAAGTAGAAGATGAATTCTTTAAAATAGCGGTTTGTGATTTTTTGATTTCTGAAAAAAATAGTTATAAATATTTTAAAGGTTATGAGGATAAATTTCAAGTTGTAATATCTGGTAAAGTTTGGATGGACTTAGGAAAACTAGATACTAGTAAAGGAATGGCTATAAGAATGACTCAACAAAATTTAAATATCTCTTATGATGAAACTATGGTTTTTGGAGATTATTTAAATGATTATTCTATGATGGAGGAAGCTAAATATAGTTATGCTATGAAAAATGCTCATTCTCAATTAAAAGAAGTAGCAAATTTTATCACTAAAGAGGATAATGATAATAACGGGGTTCTTGAAACTATAAAGGAGTATTTTCCTAATTTATAA
- a CDS encoding MATE family efflux transporter — translation MKVGFAEFLAEVSTGISIFVFNLVILKNLGEKGVSAFGIIGYISSFITMTMIGFNQGVQPILSFNLGAKEHKKIFEIIKNSFFILGVLGIFFYTLINIFSANIVSIFLNDVEDINLTKKALTTYSFAYLICGFNIFSAGYFTAVDMVKISTIITMLRGILLLVLFILILPIFLGTTGIWITMFVTEGITLIFSYIFMKKYNPLLKK, via the coding sequence ATGAAAGTTGGATTTGCTGAATTTTTAGCTGAGGTTTCTACAGGAATTTCAATCTTTGTTTTCAATTTAGTTATTTTAAAAAATCTAGGAGAAAAAGGAGTATCAGCTTTTGGAATAATTGGATATATTTCCTCTTTTATCACTATGACTATGATAGGCTTTAATCAAGGGGTACAACCTATACTAAGTTTTAATCTTGGAGCTAAAGAGCATAAAAAAATCTTTGAAATAATTAAAAATAGTTTCTTTATCCTTGGAGTATTAGGAATATTCTTCTACACTTTAATCAATATTTTTTCTGCAAACATTGTATCTATATTTTTAAATGATGTTGAAGATATTAATCTCACTAAAAAAGCTCTTACAACTTATAGCTTTGCTTACTTAATATGTGGATTTAATATTTTTAGTGCTGGATATTTTACAGCTGTAGATATGGTTAAAATCTCTACTATTATTACTATGCTAAGAGGAATTTTACTTTTAGTCTTATTCATTCTTATACTTCCTATATTTTTAGGTACTACTGGAATTTGGATTACCATGTTTGTTACTGAAGGAATTACTTTAATATTCTCATATATTTTTATGAAGAAATATAATCCTCTTTTAAAAAAATAA
- a CDS encoding MerR family transcriptional regulator, whose amino-acid sequence MKKLYKIGDISKLYNISNDILRYYEKIGLLIPDVRGENGYRYYSESQLWKLNNIRSLRNLGVSLNEIIDFLNTRSIKKTKEMIKFQLKKIDENLRELLKLKEELELKKENIRYFEHFSDYEIPRIKYYPKRYILLKNGKFKDENEINLELKKLKRKSEEDNDFIFTESEIGTVIKLEEWEKGNYSDYIGTFIITNEIKENFLDEGEYLTYFFSGDYINLSKHYKKLKEFIRENNYRVCGNIIELYHIEMHITENKEEYVTEIQIPLEKK is encoded by the coding sequence ATGAAAAAGTTATATAAAATTGGAGATATAAGTAAATTGTATAATATAAGTAATGATATTTTGAGATATTATGAAAAAATAGGACTTTTGATTCCAGATGTAAGAGGAGAAAATGGATATAGATATTATTCAGAAAGCCAGTTATGGAAACTAAATAATATTCGTAGTCTAAGAAATTTAGGAGTAAGTTTGAATGAGATAATAGATTTTTTAAATACAAGAAGTATAAAAAAAACAAAAGAAATGATAAAGTTCCAGCTAAAAAAAATAGATGAAAATTTGCGAGAATTATTGAAATTAAAAGAGGAGTTAGAATTAAAAAAAGAGAATATAAGATATTTTGAACATTTTTCTGATTATGAGATACCAAGAATAAAATATTATCCTAAACGTTATATATTACTAAAAAATGGGAAATTTAAAGATGAAAATGAGATAAATTTAGAGTTAAAAAAACTTAAAAGAAAATCAGAAGAAGACAATGATTTTATTTTTACAGAGAGTGAGATAGGAACAGTAATAAAACTAGAGGAGTGGGAAAAAGGAAATTACTCTGACTATATAGGGACATTTATAATTACAAATGAAATTAAGGAAAATTTTTTAGATGAAGGAGAATACCTTACATATTTTTTCAGTGGAGATTACATTAATTTAAGTAAACATTATAAAAAATTAAAAGAATTTATAAGAGAAAATAATTATAGAGTTTGTGGAAATATAATTGAGTTATATCATATAGAGATGCATATTACTGAAAATAAAGAGGAATATGTTACAGAGATACAAATTCCATTGGAAAAAAAATGA
- a CDS encoding chromate transporter, whose protein sequence is MEKNRKFYLKLFLSTFYLSAFTFGGGYVIVPLMRKKFVNEYGWIDENEMIDLIAIAQSAPGVIAINASLIIGYKLAGILGAIIALVGTVLPPLIIISIISLFYIAFRDNRIVNGAMQGMQAGVAAVIADVVFKMVGDIRKKDKLSTYLMIIVFIATFFVNIIVIILTCGVFGIIYNRYIRKRVK, encoded by the coding sequence ATGGAAAAAAATAGAAAATTTTACTTAAAGCTTTTCCTTTCAACATTTTATCTGAGTGCTTTTACATTTGGAGGAGGATATGTAATAGTACCACTTATGAGGAAAAAATTTGTAAATGAGTATGGGTGGATAGATGAAAATGAGATGATAGATTTAATAGCAATAGCCCAGTCAGCACCAGGAGTAATAGCAATAAATGCATCTTTAATAATAGGATATAAATTAGCAGGTATACTAGGAGCGATAATAGCATTGGTAGGAACAGTACTTCCTCCTTTAATAATAATATCAATTATTTCACTTTTTTATATAGCTTTTAGAGATAATAGAATAGTAAATGGAGCTATGCAAGGTATGCAGGCAGGAGTAGCAGCAGTTATAGCTGATGTTGTCTTTAAAATGGTTGGAGATATAAGGAAAAAGGATAAACTTTCAACTTATTTAATGATAATTGTTTTTATAGCAACATTCTTTGTAAATATTATAGTTATAATATTAACTTGTGGAGTTTTTGGAATTATATACAATAGATATATAAGAAAGAGAGTGAAGTAG
- a CDS encoding chromate transporter: MVLLQLYWSFFKIGLFSIGGGYASLPLIQKEVVDLHQWITMTEFTDIITISQMTPGPIAINTSTFVGTQIGGLLGAIVATLGCVSPSFIIVLFLAHIYVKYRNLDTVSNILYGLRPAVVSLIGAAGLSIIFLAFFGQRNFSLDLSINYISVIFFIVGMFFLRKYKSSPIYVMLGCGVAGAIIYNI; the protein is encoded by the coding sequence ATGGTATTATTACAATTATATTGGAGCTTTTTTAAAATAGGATTATTTAGTATAGGAGGGGGATATGCCTCTCTACCATTAATACAAAAAGAGGTAGTAGATTTACATCAATGGATAACAATGACAGAGTTTACTGACATTATAACAATATCTCAGATGACACCAGGACCAATAGCTATAAATACTTCAACTTTTGTAGGAACGCAAATAGGAGGACTATTAGGAGCTATAGTTGCAACTTTAGGTTGTGTTAGTCCATCATTTATAATAGTTTTATTTTTAGCACATATATATGTAAAGTATAGAAATTTAGATACAGTATCAAATATACTTTATGGATTGAGACCAGCAGTAGTATCTCTTATTGGAGCAGCAGGATTATCAATAATATTTTTAGCTTTTTTTGGACAAAGAAATTTTAGTTTAGATTTGTCTATTAATTATATTTCAGTTATATTTTTTATAGTAGGAATGTTTTTTTTAAGAAAATATAAAAGTAGCCCAATATATGTAATGTTAGGATGTGGAGTAGCAGGGGCTATAATTTATAATATTTAG
- the coaE gene encoding dephospho-CoA kinase (Dephospho-CoA kinase (CoaE) performs the final step in coenzyme A biosynthesis.) codes for MIVGLTGGIASGKSTVSNLFRKYGIEIVDADKVAKEVSEKKESIEKISNIFGKDILDSDGKIVREKLREKAFKNRELLQELNKIIHPQVMEYFKRKKEENSKDEILIFDIPLLYEAKMEYLCDKIIVVGVDVQKQIRRVVARDGSSEELAKKIIFNQMPLNEKIKKADIVIMNDGTLDELEEKVMKIYRELKER; via the coding sequence ATGATAGTAGGATTGACAGGTGGAATAGCTAGTGGAAAATCTACTGTAAGTAATCTATTTAGAAAATATGGAATAGAGATAGTAGATGCTGATAAGGTAGCTAAAGAAGTGAGTGAGAAGAAAGAGAGTATAGAAAAAATTAGTAATATTTTTGGAAAAGATATCTTAGATAGTGATGGAAAAATAGTAAGAGAAAAATTGAGAGAAAAAGCTTTTAAAAATAGAGAATTGCTTCAAGAATTAAATAAAATTATACATCCACAAGTGATGGAATATTTTAAAAGAAAAAAAGAGGAAAATTCAAAAGATGAGATTTTAATATTTGATATTCCATTACTATATGAGGCAAAGATGGAGTATCTTTGTGACAAAATAATAGTAGTAGGAGTAGATGTTCAAAAACAAATAAGAAGAGTAGTAGCTAGAGATGGAAGTAGTGAAGAGTTAGCTAAGAAAATAATTTTTAATCAGATGCCTTTAAATGAAAAAATAAAAAAGGCAGATATAGTAATAATGAATGATGGAACATTAGATGAATTAGAAGAAAAAGTAATGAAGATATATAGAGAATTAAAAGAGAGGTAA
- a CDS encoding peptidase U32 family protein, producing MKIVAPAGNMERFYAAVKAGAQEIYMGLKGFGARRNAENFTLEEYKEALDYAHKRGVKIFLTLNTIMMEKEMEFLYPNLKVLYEHGLDAVIVQDLGYFKYMKENFPDMEYHGSTQMTVGNHYEAEYLRKLGFTRVVLPREMTFEEIKKIRENTSIELEIFVSGALCICYSGNCYMSSFIGSRSGNRGMCAQPCRKKYENSTGEKGYLLSPKDQLLGFDEIKKLKEIGIESIKVEGRMKDPNYVFETVSYYHDLIDGIKAQEKSSELFNRGYSKGYFYGNDNYIMNKDYSYNLGKNLGLLSGKELKLKSRVVLGDGIIYLSKNFEKLGGGYINKIELKSGDMGRKSAEANEVIVLKDVPRGSKYVFKSYSKEVNDDAQSRMKKEEQRLIISGKFVGHIGEKPILELVAKNNLGIDIIVKVVGEKEIERASKKALTSEELREKISEMGDTTFILGDFVADIDEGIFMPLSVLKSLRRECVEKLEKLLVESYRRKAGNRYSLPIEEEKTREIELVAIVSNLTQENAVKKFGIEKIYKRGIDIAKERSLNEHDLNSKLASNIYQILENNNEKVMANWNLNITNRYSVEALAQTGKVESVIISPELSFEKIKEIGKTSIKKAILGYSRLKGMYIELPLFDKEKETLKNEEGDIFTAIKNDVGNTEIYLEKPLNILNDIKKLNELMIDEVVLEFTTETKEEVEKVLEDMKNRTGFYKAYNYERGVY from the coding sequence ATGAAAATAGTAGCCCCAGCGGGAAATATGGAAAGATTTTATGCTGCTGTGAAAGCAGGAGCACAAGAGATATACATGGGACTAAAAGGTTTTGGAGCTAGAAGAAATGCAGAAAATTTTACATTAGAAGAGTATAAAGAAGCACTAGATTATGCACATAAAAGAGGAGTAAAAATATTTTTAACTCTTAATACCATTATGATGGAAAAAGAGATGGAATTTTTATATCCTAATTTAAAAGTTTTATATGAACATGGATTAGATGCAGTAATAGTTCAAGATTTAGGATATTTTAAATATATGAAAGAGAACTTTCCAGATATGGAGTATCATGGAAGTACTCAGATGACTGTAGGAAATCACTATGAAGCTGAATATCTTAGAAAATTAGGATTTACAAGAGTTGTACTTCCAAGAGAGATGACATTTGAAGAGATAAAAAAAATAAGAGAGAATACCTCTATTGAATTAGAGATATTTGTTTCAGGAGCTTTGTGCATATGTTATTCTGGAAATTGCTATATGAGTAGCTTTATAGGAAGTAGAAGTGGAAATAGAGGTATGTGTGCTCAACCTTGTAGAAAAAAATATGAGAATTCCACTGGAGAAAAAGGGTATTTACTTAGTCCTAAGGACCAGCTTTTAGGTTTTGATGAGATAAAAAAACTTAAAGAGATAGGAATAGAGAGTATAAAGGTAGAAGGACGTATGAAAGACCCTAACTATGTTTTTGAAACTGTATCTTATTATCATGATTTAATTGATGGAATAAAAGCTCAAGAAAAATCTTCAGAATTATTCAATAGAGGATATAGTAAGGGATACTTCTATGGAAATGATAACTATATTATGAATAAAGATTACTCATATAATCTAGGGAAAAATTTAGGACTACTTAGTGGGAAAGAGTTAAAATTAAAAAGTAGAGTTGTATTAGGAGATGGGATAATATATCTTTCAAAGAATTTTGAAAAATTAGGTGGAGGATATATCAATAAGATAGAACTAAAGAGTGGAGATATGGGTAGAAAATCTGCTGAAGCTAATGAAGTGATAGTTTTAAAAGATGTTCCAAGAGGAAGTAAGTATGTTTTTAAAAGTTATTCTAAAGAGGTAAATGATGATGCTCAAAGCAGAATGAAAAAAGAGGAGCAAAGACTTATTATCTCTGGAAAATTTGTAGGACATATAGGAGAGAAACCTATTCTTGAATTAGTTGCTAAAAATAATCTAGGTATAGATATAATAGTAAAAGTTGTAGGAGAAAAGGAGATAGAGAGAGCTAGTAAGAAAGCTTTGACTTCTGAGGAATTAAGAGAAAAAATATCTGAGATGGGAGATACTACATTTATATTGGGAGATTTTGTAGCAGATATAGATGAGGGAATATTTATGCCACTATCTGTTTTAAAATCTTTAAGAAGAGAGTGTGTAGAAAAATTAGAAAAACTTTTAGTTGAAAGTTATAGAAGAAAAGCTGGAAATAGATATTCACTTCCAATAGAGGAGGAAAAAACTAGAGAGATAGAGCTAGTAGCTATTGTTTCTAATCTTACACAAGAAAATGCTGTAAAAAAATTTGGAATAGAAAAAATTTATAAAAGAGGAATAGATATAGCTAAAGAGAGAAGTTTAAATGAGCATGATTTAAATAGTAAATTAGCTTCAAATATCTATCAAATTCTAGAGAATAATAATGAAAAGGTTATGGCAAACTGGAACTTGAATATAACTAATAGATATAGTGTAGAAGCACTTGCACAAACAGGTAAAGTTGAAAGTGTCATAATATCGCCAGAATTAAGTTTTGAAAAGATAAAAGAGATAGGAAAAACTTCTATAAAAAAAGCTATTTTAGGATATTCAAGACTTAAGGGAATGTATATAGAGCTTCCTCTTTTTGATAAAGAAAAAGAAACTTTAAAAAATGAAGAGGGAGATATTTTTACAGCTATAAAAAACGATGTAGGAAATACAGAGATATACTTAGAAAAACCTTTAAATATTTTAAATGATATTAAAAAGCTTAATGAATTGATGATAGATGAAGTAGTATTAGAATTTACAACTGAAACAAAGGAAGAAGTAGAAAAAGTACTAGAGGATATGAAAAATAGAACAGGATTTTATAAAGCATATAACTATGAGAGAGGAGTATATTAA
- a CDS encoding phosphatidylglycerophosphatase A family protein, translated as MNRRIVRNLGTWFGLGDMPKAPGTFGTLGGIPVFIVLSFIRGFFPNNMVYNSFYFMFLMTFFGVAVYVSDVCEREIFKKEDPQNVVIDEVLGYLTTLFLINPVGVFQNLVAMGIAFVIFRFLDISKIGPIDKAQHFDNGVGVVLDDFLAGVIGNFIMVCIWTIFF; from the coding sequence ATGAATAGAAGAATAGTAAGAAATCTAGGAACTTGGTTTGGACTTGGGGATATGCCAAAAGCACCAGGAACATTTGGAACATTAGGAGGAATACCAGTATTTATAGTACTATCTTTTATAAGAGGATTTTTTCCAAATAATATGGTGTATAACTCATTTTATTTTATGTTTTTAATGACTTTCTTTGGAGTAGCTGTATATGTTTCAGATGTTTGTGAAAGAGAGATTTTTAAAAAAGAGGACCCTCAAAATGTAGTAATAGATGAGGTACTTGGATATCTTACTACACTTTTTTTAATCAATCCTGTTGGAGTATTTCAAAATTTAGTAGCTATGGGAATAGCTTTTGTAATATTTAGATTTTTAGATATCAGTAAGATTGGACCTATTGATAAAGCTCAACATTTTGACAATGGTGTAGGGGTTGTCTTAGATGATTTTTTAGCTGGAGTAATAGGGAATTTTATAATGGTTTGTATTTGGACAATTTTCTTTTAG